One bacterium genomic window carries:
- a CDS encoding GxxExxY protein, with the protein MMKYKELTEKIIGCAYRVYNTMGFGFLESVYEKCLLIELKRAGLKADSQKSIKVFYDGEIVGEFEADIIVEDVVILELKSVRQIVTAHELQLVNYLTATHKDVGLIINFGEKKVEVKRKVRDLSEYSSQLQS; encoded by the coding sequence ATGATGAAATATAAAGAATTAACAGAGAAAATCATTGGTTGTGCTTATCGTGTCTATAATACCATGGGATTTGGGTTCTTAGAATCAGTTTATGAGAAATGTTTACTAATTGAATTGAAAAGAGCCGGGTTGAAGGCGGACTCGCAAAAGTCTATTAAAGTATTCTATGATGGAGAAATTGTCGGAGAGTTTGAGGCGGATATTATTGTAGAAGATGTGGTAATTTTGGAATTAAAATCCGTTCGACAGATTGTCACAGCACATGAATTACAATTAGTGAACTATTTGACTGCCACTCATAAGGATGTTGGATTGATTATTAATTTTGGAGAAAAAAAGGTTGAAGTAAAGCGAAAGGTGAGAGATCTGTCGGAATATTCATCACAACTACAATCATGA
- a CDS encoding carbon starvation protein A, with translation MISLLILIVMLIFLAGYCVYGRFLQKQMKLDDSSLTPAQEMNDGIDFVPAKPMLLLGQHFSAIAAAGPIVGPILGCLWFGWAPALLWIVLGAIFIGGVHDFSSLVASIRHKAASIGEIVKQYMSPTSHILFLIFVWLALIYVIIAFTDITAHTFKTVVKEEAFGPGVAASSFLYLLAAVFMGILLYKFKIKLWLATVIFLPIVLLIIWVGPRLPIEILGSLSVKQWDIILLIYCFIAAVIPMWLLLQPRGYLGGWFLYLIIIIGLIGAIFGGFTIQYPAFNLEGLKSLANGKLLFPVLFITVACGACSGFHGIVSSGTTSKQLSREKDAVSVGYGAMLLEGLIAVLAMITVIMLPKGAEMLKSDPNLIYANGIAQYMGLIGIAFSFAFPFALLAFSTFVYDTLDVSTRLARYILQELIGWKSKIGGIICALISLFVPLLFLMLTKEKGYLVAWPIFGTSNQLLASLTLLGISVWLIKTGKNAIYTILPMIFMLVMTLWSLVTLTLPFITSLPEILQGSSVVPDVLISGICGIVLLLLSIMLIIEAIKTLSRNIKGTTA, from the coding sequence ATGATTAGTTTATTAATTTTAATTGTTATGCTCATTTTTTTAGCGGGTTATTGTGTTTATGGTCGGTTTTTGCAAAAACAGATGAAATTAGATGATTCATCTCTTACGCCGGCACAGGAGATGAATGATGGAATAGATTTTGTTCCGGCAAAACCTATGTTGTTATTAGGACAACATTTTTCGGCAATTGCGGCCGCTGGCCCGATTGTTGGTCCCATTCTTGGATGTTTATGGTTTGGTTGGGCACCGGCACTTCTCTGGATAGTTCTGGGGGCAATATTCATTGGTGGTGTCCATGATTTCTCAAGTTTAGTTGCTTCAATTAGACATAAAGCCGCATCTATTGGTGAGATTGTTAAACAATATATGTCCCCGACCTCTCATATCCTATTCCTGATTTTTGTCTGGCTTGCCTTGATTTATGTCATTATTGCCTTTACAGATATTACAGCTCATACCTTTAAGACAGTCGTTAAAGAAGAGGCATTTGGTCCTGGCGTGGCGGCGTCATCCTTCCTTTATCTTCTTGCGGCAGTGTTTATGGGAATCCTTTTATACAAATTTAAGATTAAACTGTGGTTAGCAACCGTGATATTTTTGCCAATAGTATTATTAATAATCTGGGTTGGACCACGATTACCCATAGAAATACTTGGTTCATTATCTGTAAAACAATGGGATATAATCTTGTTGATATATTGCTTTATTGCCGCGGTCATCCCAATGTGGTTATTACTTCAGCCTCGTGGCTATCTTGGTGGTTGGTTTTTATATCTTATAATTATCATTGGGTTGATTGGCGCAATATTTGGAGGATTTACCATACAATACCCGGCATTTAATCTTGAAGGATTAAAAAGTCTGGCTAATGGAAAATTACTCTTCCCTGTTTTATTTATTACGGTTGCTTGTGGTGCGTGTTCAGGATTTCACGGAATTGTCAGTTCGGGAACGACTTCAAAACAACTTTCCCGCGAAAAAGATGCGGTGTCAGTTGGTTACGGGGCAATGTTACTTGAAGGTTTAATCGCAGTGCTGGCAATGATAACCGTCATAATGCTACCAAAAGGGGCAGAGATGCTTAAATCCGACCCAAATCTTATCTATGCTAATGGTATTGCTCAATACATGGGGTTAATTGGAATAGCGTTTAGTTTTGCCTTCCCATTTGCCTTACTTGCTTTTTCAACCTTTGTCTATGATACCCTTGATGTTTCAACAAGGCTTGCCCGCTATATCCTCCAGGAACTAATTGGGTGGAAATCAAAAATTGGCGGAATAATATGTGCCTTAATCAGCTTATTTGTTCCTTTATTATTTTTAATGTTGACCAAAGAAAAGGGATATTTAGTTGCCTGGCCAATCTTTGGCACAAGCAATCAATTACTTGCTTCTTTAACCTTACTTGGAATTTCTGTCTGGTTGATAAAGACTGGTAAAAATGCCATTTATACCATCCTACCAATGATATTTATGTTAGTGATGACTTTATGGTCATTGGTAACTTTAACCTTACCTTTCATCACTTCTTTACCAGAAATACTTCAGGGTAGCAGTGTTGTCCCGGATGTTTTGATTTCGGGTATTTGTGGGATTGTCCTTTTGCTTCTAAGTATAATGCTTATCATTGAAGCGATTAAAACATTATCCCGGAACATAAAAGGAACTACAGCGTAG